One stretch of Methyloversatilis sp. RAC08 DNA includes these proteins:
- a CDS encoding DUF2254 domain-containing protein, whose product MALAFGAVALDRAVTDDWLERLGWRYSGGAEGASLMLSTVAGSMIAIAGTVFSMTLVAMSLASSQLGPRLLRNFMRDTANQVVLGTFVATFVYCLLVLRTIRRADEVAFVPQLSVSIGVLLAVLSIGVLIYFIHHVSVSIQADVVVARVSDELHDGIGRMFPGHLGKSRSETPNPPDEAELPAAFAREARPVGALEDGYLQLIDADALMELAREQDLLLQLECRPGHYLVRGQTMVMVWPGDRVTEELVGQLNAAFVLGNQRTATADIEFSFLQLVEIAVRALSPGINDPFTAIACVDRLGSALCRLARSDMPSPFRFDDLGQLRLVANGYTFAGVTDTAFNQIRQNARSNPAVAIRMLDAIAQIAGHVRSARDAGCLRRHADMIVRGAREAVPEAGDRLDVEARYMAATQALRELHGAAVDEATG is encoded by the coding sequence GTGGCGCTGGCGTTCGGCGCCGTCGCGCTCGACCGCGCCGTCACCGATGACTGGCTGGAGCGCCTGGGCTGGCGCTATTCCGGTGGTGCAGAGGGCGCCAGCCTGATGCTGAGCACCGTGGCCGGGTCGATGATCGCCATCGCAGGAACGGTGTTCTCGATGACGCTGGTCGCGATGTCTTTGGCATCGTCACAGCTGGGCCCCCGCCTGTTGCGCAATTTCATGCGCGACACCGCCAACCAGGTGGTGCTGGGCACTTTCGTGGCCACCTTCGTCTACTGCCTGCTCGTGCTGCGCACCATCCGGCGCGCCGACGAGGTCGCCTTCGTGCCTCAGCTGTCCGTCAGCATCGGCGTGCTGCTGGCCGTGCTCAGCATCGGGGTGCTGATCTACTTCATCCATCACGTATCGGTGTCGATCCAGGCGGATGTAGTCGTGGCCCGCGTCAGCGACGAGCTGCACGACGGGATCGGCAGGATGTTTCCCGGACACCTCGGAAAGTCCCGATCGGAAACGCCGAACCCACCCGATGAAGCGGAACTGCCGGCCGCGTTCGCGCGCGAAGCGCGTCCCGTGGGGGCGCTCGAAGACGGTTATCTCCAGTTGATCGATGCCGACGCCCTGATGGAACTGGCCCGCGAGCAGGATCTGCTGCTGCAGCTGGAATGCCGGCCCGGGCACTACCTCGTTCGCGGACAGACGATGGTCATGGTCTGGCCGGGCGATCGCGTGACCGAGGAACTGGTGGGCCAGCTGAACGCCGCCTTCGTGCTCGGCAACCAACGCACTGCCACCGCGGACATCGAGTTCTCCTTCCTGCAGCTGGTCGAGATCGCCGTGCGCGCGCTGTCCCCGGGCATCAACGACCCGTTCACGGCGATCGCCTGTGTGGACAGACTGGGATCGGCGCTGTGCCGGCTGGCCCGGAGTGACATGCCATCGCCCTTCCGGTTTGACGATCTCGGGCAGCTTCGGCTGGTGGCCAACGGGTACACCTTTGCAGGCGTCACGGACACGGCCTTCAACCAGATCAGGCAGAACGCGCGGTCGAACCCGGCCGTGGCGATCCGCATGCTCGATGCGATCGCCCAGATCGCCGGCCACGTGCGCAGCGCGCGGGATGCAGGCTGCCTGCGCCGCCACGCAGACATGATCGTCCGAGGGGCGCGCGAGGCCGTGCCGGAAGCGGGCGACCGGCTCGACGTCGAGGCGCGCTACATGGCCGCGACGCAGGCGCTGCGCGAACTTCACGGCGCGGCCGTCGACGAGGCCACCGGCTGA
- a CDS encoding alpha/beta fold hydrolase, producing the protein MKFLWAALVLLAVLVFWLWTPDRRLAELEARYLAAPGDMLEVAGTRLHVRDSGPKDAPALIMLHGFGASLHTWEPWAQSLAGDYRVIRFDLPGSGLSPPDATGDYTDARSMQIVAALMDSLGVARATLIGNSMGGRIAWTFAATQPARVDKLVLISPDGFASRGFEYDKAPEVPAMMSLMRHTLPRFLLKMSLEPAYADKTVLTEAMTDRYHDLLLAPGARDAMMQRLAQVKLVDPVPLLRRITAPTLLVWGEQDAMIPVANAADYKAAIADATVVTLPDVGHLPHEEAPARALEPVRAFLKR; encoded by the coding sequence GTGAAATTTCTATGGGCGGCGCTTGTGCTGCTGGCTGTTCTGGTGTTCTGGTTGTGGACGCCCGACCGCCGGCTGGCTGAACTCGAAGCGCGCTATCTCGCGGCACCCGGCGACATGCTGGAGGTGGCCGGCACCCGTCTGCATGTTCGGGACAGCGGGCCCAAGGACGCGCCGGCGCTGATCATGCTGCATGGCTTCGGCGCCAGCCTGCACACCTGGGAGCCGTGGGCTCAGTCGCTGGCGGGCGACTATCGGGTGATCCGTTTCGACCTGCCGGGCAGCGGCCTCAGTCCGCCGGATGCGACCGGCGACTACACCGACGCGCGCAGCATGCAGATCGTAGCGGCGCTGATGGACAGCCTCGGCGTGGCGCGCGCGACGCTGATCGGCAATTCGATGGGTGGGCGCATCGCGTGGACCTTTGCCGCGACGCAGCCGGCGCGCGTAGACAAGCTGGTGCTGATTTCGCCCGACGGATTCGCCAGCCGGGGTTTCGAGTACGACAAGGCGCCGGAGGTGCCGGCGATGATGTCGCTGATGCGGCACACGCTGCCGCGTTTCCTGCTGAAGATGAGCCTTGAGCCGGCATATGCCGACAAGACCGTGCTGACCGAGGCAATGACCGATCGTTACCATGACCTGCTGCTGGCGCCCGGCGCGCGCGACGCGATGATGCAGCGGTTGGCCCAGGTGAAGCTGGTCGATCCGGTACCGTTGCTCAGGCGCATCACGGCGCCGACGCTGCTCGTGTGGGGCGAGCAGGACGCGATGATTCCGGTGGCCAATGCGGCCGATTACAAGGCGGCCATCGCCGATGCCACCGTGGTGACCTTGCCGGATGTCGGCCACCTGCCGCATGAAGAAGCGCCGGCGCGTGCACTCGAACCGGTGCGCGCCTTCCTGAAGCGCTGA